In the genome of Bosea sp. BIWAKO-01, the window GCGTGCGGTCGGGGAGCTTGTCGATCGCCTCGTCCGCGCCCTGGTCCTTCTTGAGCACGCCTTCGCGCAGGACCTTGGTGGCGGCATCAGCCTCCTTCTTCGTGTCGCCGGGAAGAGGTGCCGTCTCGGGCGTCGCAGTGAGACCGATATCCTTGGGCTTCTTGCCGTCATTGCGGGCCGTTGCCGCGAATGTGGCAAGGGCTTCGGGTTGTTTGGCCATTTGGAACCTCCCTGGTTTCCAGGGTAACCCGCCAGCCCGCGAGCCTGTTCCAGGGTGCTGTCGACAGCAGCCAGGTCGAAAGCGCCGACGGTCTCGTCGCGACCGTCGGCGCCCATCTGTCGAGATGCCCCTTCACGACACGACCGGCCGAGGCCGGGCTGCCATGAACGCGCGCGCCCGTCGCTCAGGCGACCTTGGCGTGCAACGTGCCGATGCCCTCGACATGGCCCTCCATCACGTCGCCGCGGACGACCGCGCCGACGCCGGACGGCGTGCCGGACATGATCAGATCGCCCGGCTGCAGCTCGAACAGTCCGGACAGATAGGAGATCATCTCCGGCACCTTCCAGATCATGTGGTTGAGGTCGCCCTGCTGGCGGATCTCGCCGTTCACCTTGAGCCAGATCGCCCCGTTCTCGGGATGGCCGATCGTGCTCGCAGGCACGATCTCACTGAGCGGCGCGGAGTGCTCGAAGGCCTTGCCGATCTCCCAGGGCCGGCCCGCCTTCTTGCACTCGTCCTGCAGATCGCGCCGCGTCATGTCGAGGCCGATGGCATAGCCATAGACGTGGTCGAGCGCGCTCTCGACCGGGATATCCTTGCCGCCCTTGGCAAGCGCGACCACCATCTCGATCTCGTGGTGAACATTGCTGCTGCGCGGCGGGTAGGGGAAATCGGCGCCATCGAGCACGACGCTGTCGGGGTTCTTCTGGAAGAAGAACGGCGCCTCGCGATTGGGGTCGCCACCCATCTCGATGGTATGAGCGGCGTAGTTGCGGCCGACGCAGTAGATGCGGTGAACGGGGAAACGGCTTTGCGTCCCCCGCACCGGGACCGAAACCTGCTCCGGGGCCTGGACGACATGGTTCTGAGGCGTGGCGATATTCATCTTGCGGGATCCTTCGTTGGCAAGAGAGGTCTTCAGCGCGCGGCGGCGTAGTAGCCGAAGCGACGTTCGAGCCGGGCGAGCAGTTCGTTGAGGGTGAAGGCGAAGGCGAAGAGCACGAGCAGCAGCGCCCAGAAATGCTCCATCAGGAAATGCGACTGGTAGATTTCGAAGAGCGTGCCGAAGCCGACGACGGAGACCAGCAGCTGCCCGATGACCACGCCCTTGACGGCGCGGATCATGCCGAGCCGGATTCCGGCCAGGATTTCGGGCAGTGCCGCCCAAAGATAGATCCGGCTGAAAGCCTGCCAGCGATTGGCGCCGAAGCTGCGCGCCATCTCAACCAGCGAGGGCGAAATGGCGCGGATGCCGGCGCGCGTATTGAGGACGATGATCCACATCGAAAAGAGCACGACGGTGAGGATGATCGTGGTCTCGCCCAGCCCGAACAGCACCATGATCACCGGCACCAGCGCGCTGAGCGGCGCGGAGAGGAAGAGGTTCACCCAGGGCAGCAGAAGCCGGTCGGCGATGATCGAGCGGCCCATCATGATGCCGAGCGGGACGCCGACGCAGATCGCAATCGCATTGCCGAACAGGAAGGCGCGGCCGGTGATCAGCAGCGCGTCGAGGAACGAGGCCGTCGGGACGATCTCGAAGACGCGCCAGATGATGCGCGACAGCGGCGGCAGGATGAAGCCGGCATCGGTATGGCCGGCGATCTCCCAGACCACGGCCCAGACGAGAAGCGCCGCCATCATCGGCAGGCGGATACCTGAAATGACCATGGCCGTCCCCTAGTCCAGATAGTGCCGGAGCTGCTGCCAGATCGCCTCGACGACATCGAGATAGGCGCTGTCGCGCCTGATCTTCTCGGGGTCGCCGCCACGGATGATCTGCGGCTCGATGATCGCCGAGACGCGGCTCGGCCGACGCGAGAGCAGCGCGATCCGGTCGGAGACATAGACCGCCTCCTCGATGCTGTGCGTGACGAAGATGAAGGATTTTCCTTCATTGGCGACGAGTTCGAGCAGCTCTTCCTGGAACTTCCGGCGGGTCTGCTCGTCCACGGCCGAGAACGGCTCGTCCATCAGCACGACCTTGGCATCGACCGCCAGCGCACGCGCCAGGCCGACGCGCTGGCGCATGCCGCCCGAGAGTTCGTGCGGATATTTCTGCTCGAACCCCTTGAGGCCGACGCGCGCGATATGGCGTTCGGCGATCGCCTCGCGTTCACTATGGGCGACGCCGCGTAGTTCGAGGCCAAAGGCGACGTTGCGGATGACACTGGCCCAGGGCATCAGCGCGAAATCCTGGAAGACGAAAGCGCGTTCGGGGCCGGGTCCGGTGACCTCGCGGCCGTCTACGAGGACCTGGCCACCAGTGGCGGGGATCAGGCCGGCGATGATCTTGAGGAGTGTGGTCTTGCCGCAGCCGGAAGGGCCGAGCAGCGTCGTCAGGCGCCCTTCCGGAAACTCCAACGAGATGCCGCTGAGCGCCTCGACGCCGCCGGCATAGGTTTTCGAGACGCTGCGCACTTCGACGATCGGCCGGGCCGCGCGGGCGGGAAACGGCGGACGCTCACCGAGGTGCTGCGGCATGATGGCTGCGTTGGGATTCATCTGCGCACCTCCGGTCGAAACAGGGTGACTTCGATCCGCTCGAGCAATTCGATGAACAGGACCGAGAACACGATGATGGCGAGGATGGCCGCGTACATCTTGGGATAATCGGCGACCGATTGGTTGTAGGAGATCACGTCGCCGATGCCGGTCGGCGTGATCAGCAGTTCGGCGAGGATGACGCCGATGAAGGCCGCGGCGCAGCCGAGCCGGAGGCCCGCGAAGATCATCGGGCTGGCCGCCGGCAGGATGATGAGGCGGATGCTCTGGCTGCGCGTCGCAAGAAACGAGCTGCCCATTTCCAGAAGCGATTTCGGCGTGTTGCGCACGGCGCCGAGCGTGTTCAACACGATGACCGGCATCGCCATGATGCAGACGGTCATGACCTTCGCGGTCAGCCCGATGCCATAGGCGAAGGTCAGGATCGGGATGAGGGCCGCCAGCGGCGCCGCCTGGGCGATCACGAAGATCGGCGCGAACAGCCATTCCGAGGGTTCGTGCAGCCCCATCAGCACGCCAAGCGCGACGCCTAACAGGATCGAGGCGGTCAGCCCGATGACGAGCGGGTGGAGCGTGATCAGGAAGGCCTTGAACAGGGTTCCGTCGGCCATGATCGCGCCAAGGCCACTGAGCGTTTCCAGGAAAGTCGGAAAGGCGGGGCTGAGCGGAATCCGCCCGGCATATTCCCAGAGCGCGAGAGCGGCCGCGAAGGACACCAGGCGCAGCACGAGCGGATGGATCAACCAATCGCGCCAGCGCTGGGCCGGAGCCCTGCGAAGCGCCGGCAAGGCAGGAGCAAGTTCGGAAATCTGCAAGGGAGAGTACTCCGCTTGTGCACGTTTTCGAAACGAGGGGCGTATGGGCTGGGGCAAGGCCGCTCCAGCCCATGGCGGGTCGGGACGGGCCTAGCTGCCCAGGGCCTTGCGTGCCCGCTCCAGCGGCGCGAGATACCAGAAATCCTCGACCTTCAGCTCGCCCGCCGGTCCCTGCAGCTGGCCTGCCTCGGTGTAGAACTCGAAATCGGCCTTCGCGACCTCGGCACTGCCGCCGCCCGGCGAATAGACGCCCTCCTTGGTCGCCAGCGTGTAGAATTTGGTGATGCCCTCCAGCACCTCCTTCGGCTGGTCGGCCATCAGCTTGCGCTTGACCCGCTCCTGCTCGACGATGGCCGGATTGGCCGCCATTTCCTGCCAGAGCCGCAGGAATTCGGTGACGATGACATCGACCTGCTTCTCGTTCTTGCTGATCCAGTCGGTCCGCCCGAACAGGGTCTCGTCGGAGGCCGGCTCGCTGACGCCGGGCAGGACATGGAAGCGGTCGCCCGCCTTCTCCAGCAGCAGGTTCTTGTTGGCGAGATCGACGATGGTGGCTTTGATCTGGCCCTTCATCATGCCGATGATCCGGTTCTCCGAGCCCGGCACATAGCTGCGCTCGCCGAACTGGATGCCCTCACGCTTGGCGATGATGTTGCCGATCGCCTCGGTCCCCGTGGCCCGGGCGTGAAAGGCGATCGGCTGGCCGTTCATGTCCTTCCAGGTCTTGTAGGACTTGTCCGCCACCGGGAAAAAGACGAGGCGCGTGCCCTGGAAGAGCACGCGCAGCGGCGCCTTGCTCTTCTGGACGACCGCATAGGGC includes:
- a CDS encoding fumarylacetoacetate hydrolase family protein, whose protein sequence is MNIATPQNHVVQAPEQVSVPVRGTQSRFPVHRIYCVGRNYAAHTIEMGGDPNREAPFFFQKNPDSVVLDGADFPYPPRSSNVHHEIEMVVALAKGGKDIPVESALDHVYGYAIGLDMTRRDLQDECKKAGRPWEIGKAFEHSAPLSEIVPASTIGHPENGAIWLKVNGEIRQQGDLNHMIWKVPEMISYLSGLFELQPGDLIMSGTPSGVGAVVRGDVMEGHVEGIGTLHAKVA
- a CDS encoding ABC transporter permease, coding for MVISGIRLPMMAALLVWAVVWEIAGHTDAGFILPPLSRIIWRVFEIVPTASFLDALLITGRAFLFGNAIAICVGVPLGIMMGRSIIADRLLLPWVNLFLSAPLSALVPVIMVLFGLGETTIILTVVLFSMWIIVLNTRAGIRAISPSLVEMARSFGANRWQAFSRIYLWAALPEILAGIRLGMIRAVKGVVIGQLLVSVVGFGTLFEIYQSHFLMEHFWALLLVLFAFAFTLNELLARLERRFGYYAAAR
- a CDS encoding ABC transporter ATP-binding protein, encoding MPQHLGERPPFPARAARPIVEVRSVSKTYAGGVEALSGISLEFPEGRLTTLLGPSGCGKTTLLKIIAGLIPATGGQVLVDGREVTGPGPERAFVFQDFALMPWASVIRNVAFGLELRGVAHSEREAIAERHIARVGLKGFEQKYPHELSGGMRQRVGLARALAVDAKVVLMDEPFSAVDEQTRRKFQEELLELVANEGKSFIFVTHSIEEAVYVSDRIALLSRRPSRVSAIIEPQIIRGGDPEKIRRDSAYLDVVEAIWQQLRHYLD
- a CDS encoding ABC transporter permease — protein: MQISELAPALPALRRAPAQRWRDWLIHPLVLRLVSFAAALALWEYAGRIPLSPAFPTFLETLSGLGAIMADGTLFKAFLITLHPLVIGLTASILLGVALGVLMGLHEPSEWLFAPIFVIAQAAPLAALIPILTFAYGIGLTAKVMTVCIMAMPVIVLNTLGAVRNTPKSLLEMGSSFLATRSQSIRLIILPAASPMIFAGLRLGCAAAFIGVILAELLITPTGIGDVISYNQSVADYPKMYAAILAIIVFSVLFIELLERIEVTLFRPEVRR
- a CDS encoding ABC transporter substrate-binding protein; translation: MTLLRRRSVLFGAAAVSAALMLGSAAAQAQAKVRVALGDVLSTETLSMIIALERAKEKGVDYQVTHFSKEDLAIQAVINGQADLGVGTPYAVVQKSKAPLRVLFQGTRLVFFPVADKSYKTWKDMNGQPIAFHARATGTEAIGNIIAKREGIQFGERSYVPGSENRIIGMMKGQIKATIVDLANKNLLLEKAGDRFHVLPGVSEPASDETLFGRTDWISKNEKQVDVIVTEFLRLWQEMAANPAIVEQERVKRKLMADQPKEVLEGITKFYTLATKEGVYSPGGGSAEVAKADFEFYTEAGQLQGPAGELKVEDFWYLAPLERARKALGS